Proteins encoded in a region of the Sebastes fasciatus isolate fSebFas1 chromosome 9, fSebFas1.pri, whole genome shotgun sequence genome:
- the LOC141774206 gene encoding transmembrane protein 121, whose product MVPPPPTNKPHVCLSTIIIMSSMALIDAYLVEQNHGPRKIGICIMVMVGDICFLIVLRYVAVWVGAEVRTSKRGYAMILWFLYIFVLEIKVYFVYQNYKADRKSLDALARKALTLLLSICIPVLFVVLVAIDHMEYVRAFKKREEIRNRLFWVVVDLLDILDIQANLWEPQKKGLPLWAEGLMFFYCYILLLVLPCVSLSEISMQGINIVPHKMLLYPILSLVTINVITLFIRGGNMILYRDARVSGILIGKNILAIILKTCSFVQYRRQLQHASPAFGVELQKNSVAHARPAPTPPQVVMQDQTALPEVTTCEHT is encoded by the coding sequence ATGGTACCTCCACCTCCCACCAACAAGCCCCACGTGTGCCTgtccaccatcatcatcatgagcAGCATGGCGCTGATTGATGCCTACCTCGTGGAGCAGAACCACGGGCCACGCAAGATTGGCATCTGCATCATGGTGATGGTGGGAGACATCTGCTTCCTGATCGTCTTGCGTTACGTGGCGGTGTGGGTGGGTGCCGAGGTACGCACGTCCAAGCGAGGCTACGCCATGATCCTCTGGTTCCTCTACATCTTTGTGCTGGAGATCAAGGTCTACTTTGTGTATCAAAACTACAAGGCGGACAGGAAGAGCCTGGACGCTCTCGCGAGGAAAGCGTTGACCTTGCTGCTGTCCATCTGCATCCCAGTGCTGTTCGTGGTGCTGGTCGCTATCGACCACATGGAGTACGTTCGCGCTTTCAAGAAGCGCGAGGAGATCCGCAATCGCCTCTTCTGGGTGGTGGTGGACTTGCTGGACATACTGGACATCCAAGCCAACCTGTGGGAGCCTCAGAAGAAGGGGCTCCCTTTGTGGGCGGAGGGCCTGATGTTCTTCTACTGCTACATCCTGCTGCTCGTGCTGCCCTgcgtgtccttgagcgagatcAGCATGCAGGGCATCAACATCGTGCCCCACAAGATGCTCCTGTACCCCATCCTCAGCTTGGTGACCATCAACGTCATCACGCTCTTCATCCGCGGGGGGAACATGATCCTGTACAGGGACGCCAGGGTATCCGGGATCCTGATAGGAAAGAACATCCTGGCCATCATCCTAAAGACCTGCAGCTTCGTGCAGTACAGGAGACAGTTGCAGCATGCTTCTCCCGCCTTCGGGGTGGAGCTGCAGAAAAACTCGGTGGCCCACGCTCGCCCTGCACCCACCCCTCCTCAAGTGGTCATGCAGGACCAGACGGCGCTCCCCGAGGTGACGACGTGCGAACACACATGA